In the genome of Palaemon carinicauda isolate YSFRI2023 chromosome 13, ASM3689809v2, whole genome shotgun sequence, one region contains:
- the LOC137651526 gene encoding uncharacterized protein: MDRPVPYSFSLSDVFEFISSIDQLDAIKTLGVLQLHDFTRVTPEFFHYLFREGLLGDFRGTCKKCKTGDVALMRDGCNVGNGKSNYFWRCRNRKCRRKFTMRHKSFFEGSHLEERDIILLTCCWVHRYPQYCVELKTQHLGSHTLVDWYNFCRGVCEQILILDNKKIGGPGHIVEVDESKFGKRKYNIGHDVEGTWVFGGIDRETRETFFKVVKKRNAETLISALKEHVLPGTTIISDCWKGYGKVKDHDFKHFTVNHSVNFVDPNDPTVHTNTIESQWRVLKRSVLPRFGTQKSLYESYFAEYCIRKRYIENSVCPFRAFVQLIKRVYPLKASPLYLPIPSNVRPSNVRPSSSRSSANDARPSTSRKMSSPPPSNVRPSSSRSSATDARPSTSRKSSSPPHNPPPQKRLKDQEPEDFGFSDYEI, from the coding sequence atggatagacctgttccgtatagtttctctttGAGTGATGTTTTCGAGTTTATCTCCAGTATTGATCAGCTTGATGCAATTAAGACTCTCGGAGTTTTACAGCTACAtgatttcactcgtgttacccccgaattctttcactatttatttcgagaaggcctcttaggggattttagaggtacatgtaaaaagtgtaaaacaggtgatgTGGCCCTCATGCGTGATGGCTGCAATGTGGGCAATGGAAAATCCAATTATTTCTGGAGGTGTAGGAACCGCAAGTGTCGCCGAAAGTTCACAATGCGGCATAAATCATTCTTTGAGGGCTCACACCTCGAAGAACGTGATATCATTCTCCTCACGTGTTGTTGGGTTCATCGTTATCCTCAATACTGTGTTGAATTGAAGACCCAACACCTTGGTTCTCACACTCTCGTTGACTGGTACAACTTTTGCCGAGGAGTGTGTGAACAAATATTGATTTTGGACAATAAGAAAATTGGTGGACCAGGGCACATTGTGGAAGTGGACGAGAGCAAGTTCGGCAAGAGGAAGTATAACATCGGGCATGATGTCGAAGGAACCTGGGTCTTTGGGGGCATTGACCGGGAAACACGCGAGACCTTTTTCAAAGTGGTTAAGAAACGTAACGCGGAAACGTTGATCTCGGCGCTCAAAGAGCACGTTCTTCCCGGGACCACTATCATTTCCGATTGCTGGAAAGGATATGGCAAAGTCAAAGACcatgattttaaacattttactgtaaACCACAGTGTTAACTTCGTTGATCCTAATGACCCGACCGTGCATACGAACACTATAGAATCGCAATGGCGGGTTCTCAAAAGGAGCGTGCTACCAAGATTCGGTACCCAGAAATCGTTGTACGAAAGCTATTTCGCAGAGTACTGTATCAGGAAGCGATATATAGAAAACTCCGTATGTCCGTTCAGGGCATTTGTACAGCTCATCAAGCGCGTGTACCCGCTCAAAGCCAGTCCTCTCTACTTGCCGATTCCCTCTAACGTTCGGCCAAGTAACGTTCGTCCATCCAGCAGCCGTTCTTCAGCTAACGACGCCCGACCTTCCACTAGTCGCAAAATGTCAAGTCCTCCTCCAAGTAACGTTCGTCCATCCAGCAGCCGTTCTTCAGCTACCGACGCCCGACCTTCCACTAGTCGCAAAAGTTCAAGTCCTCCTCATAATCCTCCACCCCAGAAGAGGTTGAAGGACCAAGAACCGGAGGATTTTGGTTTTAGCGATTACgaaatttaa